The DNA window ACCCCCGCCCTCCacgcaaaaagaaaagacagtaAAAAGAGCGTGAGAAACCggggagactttttttttgaaagtctAACCTTGCTCTTGTACTTCTGGTCGCCCAGTCGAAAGCGGACATAGATGTCGCCTTGGCCGTGTTGCGGTAGATCCTGACCCTCCACGAGCGTGATGGCCAGAGCCCCCGTCCACATGCGGCTCTTGGGCTGACTCTTCTGCATGTCGGCCGAGCTCGGGTGCTGCGTAGCTTTCTGCAGAACAATGAGAAGATTTTTCACATGACGCTTGTTGAGTATTGTTAAGAGTACTCCCTACAttcatggtttttttttttccctcccttaGCGACCTGCTAAATAAAAATTTACATTGTAATTTGTCTGTCATGGCTTAAGATGTGGCAATATTCTGCCAAAAATCTGGCTAGCAAGAAAAAATTAATTGGTGTCAAAGAAATATATTgataccttttttttcaagatcaAATCATTTGTaagccatttatttttaagggtTGTGACATATCTAAGGTTTAAGCTAACTAAATCCGGTCCGTGATACAACTCCATCAAAACTGTTACAAATTGGTAGTTGAGGAGAGTCCCCGGCCGGAAATTATATTCCAgctttagggtttcaaattgcACACGCTCCCCGTTCCCGCCTCGGCCCGACACCTCGTCATGTTTCGCCGAGCGTTTTAAAAGTAAGACAAGGGTTTACACTATGCAACACATCTCTGTTGGAGGACATTAGCACGTCTCCTTTCTGACAGGCAAGGCTGGCAAAAAGagaaggggggaggaggaaaagagagcGGGACGACAGCGAGCAGCCAGATGTCCCGGGCTGTGACAGTCCCACTCATCACTGGCTTCCAGGCTGAGTGTTGGGAGTCAGGACACTTGGCACGCTGCAGCGGAGACAGCAGGCGGCAGTGAGTAATGATGCACGGCGAGCACGCGCAGCTCTCGCTCATCAGCATATTATGCAAAAAATGCAGCACGTATGGCCCACATTGCAGCGTGTTCCTTTCGTACGTGGGTACAGCCTCGAAATTCAGAGAGTCCGCGctcacaatattaggtacactcgATTAGCACAAATGTTAATATTACTCTGTTTTGAAAAGCTATGACTTACATTGATGTGATCATTAACCACTTCCGccctaaaacaaataaatggctTACAGATGGTTTAGGAAGACTCTCTCTAACAACCCAGGCTAAATTTAATAAACTGCTCAAAGCTTGTCTCTTAGTCCAGATGTATCACTTGGACGTATTTCCTAGGACCAGCAGTACTACTTTCCTATTTAGATAGGGATCTGGAATTATCAGCTGGCATCTCAGGGTGTTTTCaaagaataataaaggatAGATAGTGAATGGTAAAAGCGCAGTGTGTCAAAAatccaatggaaaaaaaaatgtacgtCAGGAATGTCATGACCCGAGGACACCTTGGGTTAGCTGTCACTCAATTTTATGAGACGGGACGCTTAAAAAATGGGGTGTAAAGCGTTCTCTAATTCTTCATCCTTTGGGTATTTTCTTGAAAGCATGTCACAGAAGTGTTATTAAGGGACCTGAGTTTTAAAtagagagggagaaaaaaagaaacacgatATGTCGCCTTTAACATAAAATACGCTCCAACGCTTTGCATTAGTCAACATGTCGGAAATTGAGGACAAGCTCGGCAAAGGGACTCTTCCCGGCGGGCGGCGAGTAGGGAGTAAGACAGAGCGGCCTTGATACGTTTCCCTGTTAGTGTTCCCGTGAGGCTGCTCGGTGATAGCGCgctgctgtaaaaaaaaacacaaacagcagAGAGGTTGCGCCAGGCCCACGGTAATTAAAGAGCGGGACCGTCATCCGCTCAGACCTCTTTGATTGTTTGGCTTCTGGGGCTGGAAACATACCACCCCCCCAATGCTGTCGCTCCGGCCCCTCCCGCCCTCGCTACGGAGGTCGCAACCTGCTTCGCCACCCAATCCGGCCGGGATCAAAGCTCATCTCGGGGACCTGAATTAACACGGAGGCCCTATAAATATCAGCCCTCTTCAAAAGGCGAAAGAACAGAGGGAGTGGGACGGCGATAGAAAACAGGCCTCAGCCAAGTCGTCCCAAGTGTTTATCTTGGCCACGTTTCTAACTCGGCGGCCAATAAAACAATTCCACTTAACTGTAAGTGGCCCCCGAAGAGAATCTATTCCTGGTCCTAAAAAGGGCCGCGCGATGGCTTCCATATGGCGAGACAGCACGGGGACCGGCGCAACGAGCTCAGACCCGGGTCCATTTGGCCGCCGCCTCGCCGCTGTCCGTCCACAGCTGCGATATTACTCCCCAACATCTGGGTTATTGCCCACTTTGCCTGGGAATTAGTGACCGTGCCGATCTTAGGCGCGTTGCTCTGGCAGCGTGCCGCCTTTGCCGCCAGCGCCTCCCTTACACGTTTGCAAACGGAGTTTTCTCCGCGGTGGCGACAAGGAAAAAGCACGTTTCGCAAAAgacagagggggggggagcggAGCTGTAAAAGCTGGCGATTCAGCACTTCCAGGATAGGTGTTAAAGATATTGTCAAAAATGATATGAGGGAGGTGGGGACGGTGGAGGCGGGGCTGGCATTGTTACATTGTCAAATTAGCACGATGACTTAGGCGGCGGAAAAGAAGCGTGCAGAGTCCCATCGCACGTTTTCCGTCTCCCTTTGAGTACCTTTAACCATCTGTAGTGCACCAAAATGGCTTCATTCCTTTGTCATCTCGTTTCAAATTGAGATGGTCTGCTGGACCATCAAGAGACGCAACAGTGGCAGATGTGGGGACCGCATCGGTGTGAATATAAACCCACTCGGTGCGGCGCGAGTCGGGCCCGGACAGCCGCACGACTGTTTCGCACCGAATCTAATTACGGCGCCGGCGAGTCGAAAACCACTTGAGGCGACGCAACTTTGTTTACTACAAAACGCAATTACTGCCCTGTAATACTAAGCTCTTTTAAAGACAACACGTGTTGGATCAGAATCtcacattgtgtttttttctgctgatAAATGATAAGCATATGAAGGCCACCACAGTGGCACTGAAATCAAGGTTAGAGCACAAAAGTCCACAGAGCATTCACCTTGGTCTTTGTTGCACTATAACACAGTGAGATACTGCCCCCTAGTGTTCATTCTTACCTTTGTCTTTTTGGCTGGCCATCTCTGTACAAAGAAAACATGGACAAGAGTCAacacaacacttttttttactgccgGTCATCATGACGCagactttttttatgttaCAAATAATATTCACCCagttccgtttgatggtggCGTCACGAAACATGAGGCACACGTCCACCGAGATGATTCCCATGTCGTCTTCTTTGCTTTTGGGATCGGTGAGGGGCAACTCCAGTTCATAAGTCCTACAGAGAAAGGGGATGTTTGATATTATAGCTCGCACACATCCCTAGAAAACTTTCAAATCCCTTTAACAAACTGAGTAATATATCATTGCGTGACAAAAAAGATGTGAATTTAGACCTAATTAAGTGGAAAATGACAAAGATTATCTATGCTTATTCATGAGTTGTTGAAACtgagttaaaaatgtgttttacaaCAAGAAGCATGCATTTGTCAAGGGAGGCCATTTTATCTTTACATAGAAAAGTGAAGTTggattattgttttgttttttattcctaCCTAATTCCTACatcaaaatcaattaaaaatttAATTATGTTCTAATCTCTTGAGATGTTAAACTGTGAGCTTTTCTTTGCTCTAACTAATTAAAATCCAAGTttataagaaagaaaagttaTATTTTTTGAACTAATTTCTGAAataaattcactttttttttatagaattCAAATTTATTGAGCCACATCAAATTATCCTTAACTGGATTTAAAAACAGCACATGCTAGCATAGCATTTAACAAGTGGtggctgcaaaaaaataaaaagatttatGTGCATGGTGCTAAAGCTGTCCAATAACATTGACGGCCAGTTTTTATGAAATACTTTTTGctgtaaaaaacattttattgccTGCACCTGCCTTGTATTGTTTTCACAACACAGCTGTAGAGGGACACCACTCACTTGTAAAGTTCGAGATTCTTCAGCGAAATGCTGCTCGAACCCATGAAGTCATCGCTCGTCAGGTTTTTATCATAGACCTGGAACAAACATGATTGGGTAATTGATCGTTTGAGACTGATTTGCCCGTGTCAGATTGATGACAACTTCGCCTACCCGGACATCCACGACGTGTTCTTTGTCCCGCAGGGGATAGGAGAAGAACTCGTTCCACTTGGGATTCAAGTTTTTATAAACCACTTTGCTCTTGTAGAACTGCTTTCCTTCCAGTTTGAACTTCACGTACGGGTCGCTCGTACCTTCAAAGCACAACGGGGTACGTATTAGCATAACGCACCGTGGAGGTCGTTGAATTGTCTTGTATAAGAACATACGCCGATtccagaggggggggggggggggtgggggagtaCCACACACACCGCCGTTTAATAGCTAAAGAGCCGAAACACTCGTGCAGCGTGAGACGAGCGAAAAGCGAGAATCTCGAAGCAACCGGTGTTAATCTCCCAGGCTTGTTAATAAAGTCTGGGGCCAGGGAATGAGatctcttttgtttctgcaattgccctaaaaaaaatgaaagccatTTCCATGCCTTGGTTTGTGTAGCGCTGGGGGGGGGATAAAGGGGTGCTGGCGAGAGCCTGCAGGGATGCTTGAATCACATGACAAAGGCCCTGTGGGGATGGGCTGTCAGGCCTGTCAGCTCCCTCCTCCAAATGAACATCTCGCAAAAGGCAGGCAGGACCCACAGCAGCTCCACCCTGCCAGCCTGTGACAGGGAAACCTCCAGGCAACTTGACAGGAGGAGAATGTGGCAGATCGGGAGGAGAAAAGCTCTGGCACAAGCGAGGACGGTCACGATGGAAATTAATAGGGGGGGGGCGAACCTAAAGAGTGCGAGAGGGGGCTGGTGGCGTGGGTCCTTTTCAGAATATGTAATGACAACGTACGCCCTTGGTGAGCCTTTGGCACAATGCTGATTGTTGGGCAAACAGGGGGCGAGGCACGGAACGTGTGTGGCTTGCATCATCGCCGTGCCATCTTGTCAGCGAGGAGGGCGCCCTTTGACATCACATTGAGACGTCCAACTCGAATACAGTGAATGCCCtgggaggaggggggtgggggggctacATTCCAGACGTATTGGTGGTATATCCCCACTTCTTCATCTCTGCGGATGTGCTAACCGCTCAGGCACAATGCTTGTTTTGGCCCTGTGACTCCGTCTGTAttataatattttcattttattcatcgtgctttttaaaatgtgctatGATTGAGAAACGGATGATATTTATTACCGCTGGATGTCGCTGCTTTCACGAGTTCAAATTTACCGGTAGTGATAGGACTCTGGAAGAGGTCAATAAGGTCaccagggaagaaaaaaataaaataaaatctaaatttGGACTTAATAATGTGCCTCCAGACAGTTTTTGATTGTCAAGAAGTTGAAGCGGATCACgtcatttaaaataacaaaattgaTGAACCTCAGACAGTTAATTGCCAGTGGGTGCGGATGTGAGCCTGGAGGGACGCCTTCCTTGGGATTGACAGGTGATCAATCAGAAAAGGTTCAAATCCACCCACCCGGTTTTCAAAGCACTCTACGCGTAATTGAATTTGTGAGTTTCAATATACTGGTATCACATTCTTTGCGCTCTCCTACTGGTCTGACAGCATATTTTTCAAGTGTGCCGACTGCACACGACCACAAACCTTTGCCAGGAGAGGATATCGTTCAAACGCTCCAATtggccaaaaacaaaagagtgaAAGTATAGGTACTGTTTTAAAGGTGTTGAGCAATCAAAATCAAGTTGGGgcagtttgtgtgtgagcaaAATGTGGAAGTATTGTTCACCTACCGCGTTTGTCTCTAATGACCAGGTTTTGTCCATGTTTCAAGCTGATGCAGAGCAGGTACCTCTGGAGGGGGGCCGGGAGTTGGGAGTCCGAAGTTGATGGCGAAAGCTGCCCACCCCCCCAGGGGAAAACATTCATGTTATTTGTCGACACGTCGAATGATTTGCAGATTTTGGCGAAGCGGCCAAGGCGAGCACTTACTGGGGTTTCGAGTGGGTCCTCAAAGAATTCAAATGGTTCACTGGACATCTGTTAGGAGATTGCAAAGCAAGTTAAGGAAGTGAATGCAAACCGCGATACCGACGAACGTTCTGAAGTTTCGCAACAAACGAGATTGCGTAATGGCGTACGATGATGGAGGAGTCACATTAAGTTTGTCGCCTTGTCCCACCGGATTCTACCAATGTCTATCAGACTGACCTCAATGTCCTCCTGAGTGGCTCCTTCCAGTGAAGATTCCTCAATGCTGTAGTCATTAGCGATGGCGGAGAACTCATCGGGATCCAGTCCCTCCGTGTCCGTCAACCACCGCATGGCTGCCTGGTCTTCGCCGGTCCAACACTCGCTGACGCTTTCCACGCCGTCGGCAGGTTTAGCGAGAGACTCCGACGGCAGGGGCGTCTTGTCTCTGCGTGCCGACAGTTGGAATTTTCCAGAAAGCGGCCTGTCCCGCTTGAAATGCACAAACCTCGGCTGTGCgttgatgtttgtttgttctcccGTTGAGTTCGCTCTGGCCAGAACTTCTGAGATTGTCGCTTTGTCCGTCGGATTGTCCTCGTAGAGCCGGGAATGTTCAGAGGTCATTGCGGGATTcagcgctggtgagctgaatGACGATTTGGGGAAGACGGATCGCGGGGTCGGAACGGGATCAAAGGTGAACAAGGGTCCTTTTGTGTATGCTTTCTTCTCCGTGTTTGACATCGCGTTATTAAATTCCTCACTGAGATGGAACGAGGAAGCAGTTCTAATAGAGCCGCCGTCCGTGACAGTCGGGCCGTCAGGGATGGAGCCGCTCGCGACGGAATCGCTATCGCTCAATCCAAAAAATATGGCCTCGGATGTTCTGGCCAAGGCGCTGATTGGAGGAAGCGCTTCGACCTCCTTGACATTCAGTTCCGGTACGGATAGACTGCGCCTGGTGAATACCggtacttttttcttttgcttgttTGCCGCCTTCTTACCCGGCAGCCTCATCAGATTGATCAGTTTTGTCTTCAAGCGAATATTATCCattactgtttttttcttctcctccatTTTGAGTGGTTccttggaaatggaaaaagtaGACATTTGAAAAGTGCACAGGCAGAGTTGGATGATGGCAACTTAATGAATGACAAAGCATTCCTCTGTGACTCACACGGGTGTCTCGAACTCAAATGCAATATTGTAACAATTTGCTGAAACTACGAGTCGTTACAaaatggatcttttttttaatacagttcaataggaaacagaaaaaaatgttcacagTAATAAAAACTTTAGCAGTACTATAAATCTTAAGCATTATCTTATAATGCCAAAAtagctcgctacattccgaaaatttgaataaatacaagATAAAGTAAAAGAAGAAGATTTCTTCATAAACTTACCCTGCGAGAGCAGTGAAGTTCAGAACAAGCTGCCTCTTCTGTCAAACGGCGTCCCAAAATCCAAGTCGCTTTCAACGAGGCGGCGCAATCATATTTatgtttgaaaagaaactcGTGCGTCAAAATGCGCCAGTCGGAGGTCGGTCATCGGTAGGTGTGGCCCCACTGAGACTGGCCGTACCTGTCTTGCGAGACGAGTTTCAACACCTGTGAGAATGCAACTGTTGCATTTCGGAGCGGAGCTGTTAAAAAGGTACCTCCCCCAAACGTTACGAGGCGtaaacaaatgatttttttaaatgatgtcaCAAAGTCAATTTCGAGACTGGGGGGTGTTGACCTTTACTATCCAACGAGACATCTAATTTTAGCTAGggatatttttgtaatttttttcttttacaagtGGACATCTTTTCTGCAATAAAACTGCTTTTGGTTAAACCACCCCTGAATTTCTTCTTGCAGGGAGGTCCGATTTATGTGATGTCACAATCATATGTAAACTTTTAATCGGGTCGGAGTTACGGTaagtttcttttattgatcgCCCTGCCCATTTGTAGGTATGCACTTTTTTGATATGATAAGACAATTATTTTGCTGAGTCCTGAGTTACGGCTCACACACCCCTGCGGGTCTCCGGAACCCAATTCGAGAACCACGGTGTTAGACACATTTGAAAATCGGAGCCTTTGCTTACTTTGATCAGAGGGGCGGGAAATCGTTACAATTCGCCCTCATTTTGTGTTGCTCCTGCTTTACAAGTGAAACTCTCCATCCTGTCATGACTATCCAAAAATACTCCTAGATGAAAAAGGACAGACATGAAGGCGGCATATGAAATATTGGCAATCTCTTGGTCATTTCAGGTCTTCCAAACTGCCCCCCCATCCCCACCCATATTTGTTTACTcatcatttgtgtttgcaaagTATAAACTATGTCTTTCCCCGTCCACACAAAAACTGAATACCAACTGGTGGTGTTCAACTGTGTCTCTCCCCCATTGGACACCGCCAGGAGAGTGGAGACTGTATGACAACAGATGCGTTTGAGTCTGGGCCCAAGCTTGTTCAATATTTGCACAGGTCTTAACGGTGGATCAGGCCCACACGAAAGAACCCCGGCTTGGCTCCTGGTTGAAAGGCGGGATTTGGGGGGGATTGGAACAGGGCAAGCCCCTCCGGCAGGTGGCTCCTAGCCCCTTCTCGTGCAATTCAAACAAGGCCCAAAGCCTACTTGGTTACtctacacatgcacactggACCTGTTCCCGCCTGCTGCACAGCTGGTCCAAAAGGACGCGAGCTTCGAACACGCACTTGATGGCATCAAATCGAAGACGCGACATGTTAAATACACAAGGGATCTACATGAATCTCCCTTTTTTCTGCTTTGAAACTTTTTCACCCAGCAACATCATCAGAGTGCAGTTTGAGTGCCAGATTAAAGCTGAAACTAAATCAAGATGTTTCCAAACAAtcattcacacctatggacaatttggTCTTCAATGAACCAAATATGTAATTTCaagttggagaaaaaaaatagagttgGGTACCTACCTGGACATAGTTCACTTGAGCACGGGGAAATCGTGGAAACTCCACACAAGAAGGATTTCAACCCCAAACCTGACAAgtgtgaacaaaacaaactcactACTACTAGCCCTTCTGACATATTATAATCTCTCATGGGAAATTATATTTTAGCACTGTACAATGACAATCTACAAATTACCTGTCCGTTGACGTCGACGTATGTTGGAGTCACGCTTCATAAAACGATAAAAATGCTGTAAAACTGAACAGTATCAGGTAGAGTTTTGCAATAAATGACACATTAGCGATAGTTCTGTAAATTATATCATGAATTTAGTAGTTTAAATATCGATGAAAGTAAATAATTAAGAAACGTTAACAACACGCGGTTCCTCGTTAGTCTTCTTCAACGCCATTAATTCAAGGTTAAAAGTGGAACATGTTATCCATGGTCACACAGCACCACATAGAGGCCAGGGCGTGGAACTGCAACTACTTGGTGGACGGATACTGGAAGTACAAGTAAACTAAATCATTACGCTTAGGCAGTAAAAAGACGagataaagtaaaaaaaagaaaaaaagttgataaTTAGTTCAATTAAATCATTTATACATTACATAAGgtaatatttatttggttCTAGTTTGCATTAGTTTGTCAAACACAAATTGAAAAGGTTTGTTTTTCTAGGTCAAGTACATTTGAATATTGCTCAAAACAATAAATCTTAGAAAATTTTAAAGGCGACTTTTACTTGTTTatgattttcatttattgagaTTCTCTTGTAGCTTTGAGGAAAACAATGGGTCTACCGGCTTTGTACACCATATTAATCTTAACAAATGAATGTGcttgaatgaaataaaatacatataaaaaatGTAGTTTCATGTGAGCACACAATAATAGTGCTTCAAGCCAATAATTGCATTTAATGAGCAAGTCAAAGATGAATTAGACACCACGTCCAGTCTGAACATACACTGATGTGTTTAATCAAGTTTcttactgtatgtgtgtgtatgtgtgtctcttcacaataaaaagacaaatactaTGTCAGCGTTtgtcattttatatatatatatatatatatatatatatatatatatatatattacacaGAACAATATAACCTAAATGACACATTAAAAGCCAATAACTGTACTTTtctgaaaatacaaattttgTACAACAAATATCTAATAGCATAGTATTTgaatttttcaataaaaacttcacttgatttttttccatgataggatgaaaatgaaataaaaagcagtTTAACTTaacattttttctctctttttggtggggagggagagggggggcaAAAACTTCATTGTTGGCAACAAAGTCCAGCTTGTGCCGCCAAAACGGTCCGAGCAGTCAAACCGAgaaaacagcttttttttttttttctgaagtcAACTAATTGGGATTACAAACACTGAGCAAACACAcgcacttgtgttttttttaaatatatattaaagcTAGCAAGCAAAGCAAATTGTCATTCCTTCCACATTTGTCATCTTGAGCAAGAGTGTGTCACTGACTGTTTATTGGCCGTgcgctttttttcttcttgagaACCGAGGTGTGACTTTTACTGAGTGTTGTCGTATTTCTTTGGGATAAGGCATTTTCTACATGTGCATATTTAGACTAGAAAATTCCCTGATAGAGTAAAACGGCATCAAGTGCTAAATAAAATGTGCTGCTATGTTGGGAGTCGCATTGTTATTGCTAGTTTCAGTTGTGCTATGTTAAAAGCTactacagaaaatgattgacGGAATGCAtgcattaaatgtttttgggcCATTTAATGATAAATGGCATTAGAATCACCTTTTGGGAGGCCGCAACATGTccagaatgtttttctttggctgTTTTTGTGACGCCATCACAGAATGGTAGCAGTGatgacatggaaaaaaatgatgatggaAATAACTTAAGTGAATATTtagatattatatataaatatagtaGAATGTCTGGCCATTGCAACTACAAACTGTGTTTAGAGCTTGTATAactgatgttaaaatgttgttttaaacATAGCCTGTATAGTTAGCAATGTGATTAAGATGGCAATAGGCAAACAAATTGGgtcattttcaatttggaAATTTGAACTGTCATCCTTTGGAGGTTCCACCATAACATGAGGTGAATGTATGCACTGGCAGAGCTAGAGGGGGGGACTGTGGGGGCACTGGCCTCCCATGAATTATGCTTGGACACCCCAGATAATTAGTGTTTGGGTATTTCCCCATTTTATCAGGAATTTTTGTCAACATTTCCAACTGTCCCCAATAAGGATCATAAAAACAATCTTAATAGGCATTTTCTGATGATTTTTGAGGGtttgtaaaacattttgtttattttgcggACCCCCTGAGataagaggaaaaaataaaatgaagatcCTGCTTATGTTAGGACATCATAGTATGTGGATCATATGTAATGTGTATGCTTAAAAACTGCATAGATCACCGCGGTGTACTTGGGACTAACGGCATGAAGCGAGAAGCGCACGGCCAATGCAGAGCGACGCCTTCTGAGAGTGGCTCGTTTGCCCAGGATGTTCATGCCGAGTCACGTGTTTGCTTATGGTGGAGGGAAACGAGTCGAGGCTGTGGCACGGGATGTATGTCACTGACATGTCGTGACAGGCAGAGCAATTAAATGCGtttccactagagggcagaaTACAATTAACCTGCCTAGCCCCTTGCCATTCGCAAATCAGAATAGCTTTGTATTCCTATTTTTCCAATATAACGTTGGAACCATTGCCTTAGACAATAAGTCAATGTGCAGTGGACATGTGTAGTTATGATAACGTAAAATCGCAATGGACACTAAAGGAGCAGAATTCAAATACGGAGC is part of the Syngnathus acus chromosome 6, fSynAcu1.2, whole genome shotgun sequence genome and encodes:
- the mctp2a gene encoding multiple C2 and transmembrane domain-containing protein 2 yields the protein MEEKKKTVMDNIRLKTKLINLMRLPGKKAANKQKKKVPVFTRRSLSVPELNVKEVEALPPISALARTSEAIFFGLSDSDSVASGSIPDGPTVTDGGSIRTASSFHLSEEFNNAMSNTEKKAYTKGPLFTFDPVPTPRSVFPKSSFSSPALNPAMTSEHSRLYEDNPTDKATISEVLARANSTGEQTNINAQPRFVHFKRDRPLSGKFQLSARRDKTPLPSESLAKPADGVESVSECWTGEDQAAMRWLTDTEGLDPDEFSAIANDYSIEESSLEGATQEDIEMSSEPFEFFEDPLETPLSPSTSDSQLPAPLQRYLLCISLKHGQNLVIRDKRGTSDPYVKFKLEGKQFYKSKVVYKNLNPKWNEFFSYPLRDKEHVVDVRVYDKNLTSDDFMGSSSISLKNLELYKTYELELPLTDPKSKEDDMGIISVDVCLMFRDATIKRNWRWPAKKTKKATQHPSSADMQKSQPKSRMWTGALAITLVEGQDLPQHGQGDIYVRFRLGDQKYKSKNLCIQANPQWRERFDFNQFADNQAPLQVEVHLKRGRKGEESWGMFEVDLSNLVFNERQLYTQMLDPGKGRLVFLVTLLPCWGVSISDIETAPLEKPDERDAVVEKFSLRNSYKCKGEIGFLQVKVLKANDLPATDINGKSNPFCVMALGNSKLQTHTIYKSLNPEWNTAITFPVKDIHDVVELTILDENGDKAPGFLGKVAIPLLTVQNEQQICLYLKKEDLSGPAKGTITLVFEVIYNKVRAGIKSFQPKEEKFTEESVKFSKKVLAHNIYRVRKISTAVLYTLQYIKSCFQWENTQRSLIAFLIFLVTVWHWELFMFPLFLLLLFIWNYFQLRGRSVTSNQDLVNMSTCEDEEDDEKEPERKCFMDKIHMVQEIVLTVQNILEELATIGERIKNLFNWSVPFMSCLACLVLFVATSLLYLIPLRYMVLIWGVHKFTKKLRNPYAIDNNELLDFLKRMPCDVQKVRHSALSAPTGRNLPRKKK